A part of Lutra lutra chromosome 2, mLutLut1.2, whole genome shotgun sequence genomic DNA contains:
- the PLPBP gene encoding LOW QUALITY PROTEIN: pyridoxal phosphate homeostasis protein (The sequence of the model RefSeq protein was modified relative to this genomic sequence to represent the inferred CDS: inserted 1 base in 1 codon), whose product MWRAGSMSAELGVGFALRAVNERVQQAVARRPRDLPAIQPRLVAVSKTKPADMVIEAYSHGQRTFGENYVQELLEKASNPKILSLCPEIKWHFIGHLQKQNVNKLMAVPNLFMLETVDSVKLADKVNSSWQKKSSPERLKVMVQVNTSGEESKHGLLPSETVAVVEHINAKCPSLEFVGLMTIGXFGHDLSQGPNPDFQVLLSLERSCVKS is encoded by the exons ATGTGGAGAGCCGGCAGCATGTCGGCGGAGCTGGGAGTCGGGTTCGCATTGCGGGCGGTGAACGAGCGCGTGCAGCAGGCGGTGGCGCGGCGGCCGCGG GATCTCCCAGCCATCCAGCCTCGGCTAGTagcagtcagcaaaaccaaaccTGCAGACATGGTGATTGAAGCCTACAGTCATGGCCAGCGTACTTTTGGGGAGAACTAT GTTCAAGAACTGCTAGAAAAAGCATCAAATCCTAAA ATTCTGTCTTTGTGTCCTGAGATCAAATGGCACTTCATTGGCCACCTACAGAAACAAAATGTCAACAAATTGATGG CTGTCCCCAATCTCTTCATGCTGGAAACAGTGGATTCTGTGAAGTTGGCAGATAAAGTGAACAGTTCATGGCAGAAAAAAAGTTCTCCTGAAAGGTTAAAGGTTATGGTCCAGGTTAATACCAGTGGAGAGGAGA GTAAACATGGCCTTCTGCCTTCAGAGACAGTAGCCGTGGTGGAACACATAAATGCCAAGTGCCCCAGCCTGGAATTCGTGGGGCTCATGACCATAG AGTTTGGCCATGATCTTAGTCAAGGACCAAATCCAGACTTCCAG